Within Conexibacter woesei DSM 14684, the genomic segment TGCGCGCCCTCGGCGCGCCAGCGCAGCGCCCACTGCGCGTACTGCTCGGCCTCGACGCTGCCGTGGCGCTGCCAGCCAGCCGCCGACAGATGCCCGAGGTTGGGGCTGACACCCAACGGCAGGTCGGTGAAGTCGCGCAGCCACGGCAACATCCCGTCCACGTGGTCCGGTGGCACGCAGTTGATCAGCAGCGCCCCGACGCCCATCTGCTCGAAACGCCGTGCGGCGCGTCCGAATGCGTCGCCCTCGGGCCCGCCCCAGTGCTGCCCGTAGACGCCGCACAGCCCGTGGCGGCATCGCTGGAAGCCGAGCCAGACGGGGAGGCCGGTCTCCAGCAGCGTCTCGACCGTTCCGTACGTCGACCCGCGCACGCTGGAGAGCGTCTCCAGCAGGAGCAGGTCCGGCGGGTCGTCCTCGAAGACGCGCGTCAGCAGCCGCACGGTGTCGAGGCCGTCGCGCGTGTCGATCTCGTCGTTGAGGCTGAAGGCGACCGCGACCTCGCCGCTGCGGCCCGCCTCGTCGATCGCGGCACGCGCCGCGCGCACGGCGGTGCGCGCGAGGTCCATCCAGTGCCGCGGTGGCGCTCCGCCCGCTCCGACCGGCGCGCCGTCGCGTGCCGCGCCGGCCAGCGCCCACGTGTTGGTCGAGATCACGTCGCAGCCCGCCTCGGCGTAGCGACGGTGGACGGCGCGCACGGATTGCTCCGGTGCGACGAGCGCGCGCCCGGCCCACTGCCGGTCGTCGCTGTCGGTGCGTGGCGCCAGCTCGGTGCCGACGCCGCCGTCCAGGATCACGCAGCGGCCGGCCTGGACCGCCGCGGTGATCCGGTCGTAGGCGGGCGGTGTGCCGAGCAGCGCCGTCATCGTCCAGCGCCCGCTCCGTGGCCCGCGATCCGCGCTTCGGCCAGCGCCATCGCCTCGTGCAGCGGCGTCGTGCCTTCGGCCGCCGCGCGCGTGAAGATCGCGTCGAGGTTCTCGCCGATCACGTCGAGGTGCGCCCCGGGGTCGTGCCAGCTGCCGCCGTCGACGTCGACCGTGACGGCGTAGATGACGCCGCCGGCGTTGGCGACGAAGTCGGGCGCCCAGAGGATTCCGCGCGCGTGCACCAGGTCGGCGACGCCGTCGTGCGCGAGCTGGTTGTTCGCGGCCCCGACGATCGCGCGGCAGCGCAGCCGCGGAACGCTGTCCTCGTTCAGGACGCCGCCGAGCGCGCACGGCACGAGCACGTCCACGTCCGCGGTCAGCGCCGTGTCCGGATCGACCCACGTCGCACCCAGCTCGGCGGCGAGCGCCTGCTTGGCGGGATCGACGTCGGAGACCGTCAGCGCCGCTCCGCGCGCGGCGAGACGACGCGCGATGCGACCGCCCACCTGTCCGAGCCCGAGAACCGCGACCGTGCGGCCGCCGACGTCGTCTGATGCGAAGCGCGCGCGACACGTCGCGTCGAGCGCGCGTTCGAGTCCCGCGGCCGTCGGCGCGCTCGGCTCGCCACCGCCGCCGTGACGTGCCGGAAGCGAGTAGGCGTGGCGCGTGCGCTCGCGGACGTGAACCATGTCCTCGGCCGAGCTCCCCACGTCGGCGCTCGTGCCATAGGCGCCGTCGAGGCTCTCGACGAGGTCGCCGAAGTCATGCAACGCGGCGATGCGGCGCTCGCCCTCCAGCGGCTCGCCCGGAGCAAGCGCGATCACGCCCTTGCCGCCGCCGTGGGCCAGACCGGCGGCGGCGCATTTGTACGTCATGCCGCGCGACAGCCGCAGTGCGTCGTCGACGCCCTGCCAGCGGTCCTCGTAGCCGAGGATCCGCATGCCGCCGCAGGCGAAGCCGGCTGCGGTCGAGTGCACTGCGACGATGCAGAGGAGGCCGGAGCGGGCGCCGCGCCGTGCGATCAGGCGCTCATGGTCGAGAGGCGACAAGCGGGTGGACACGAGACGACACTAGCCCCGCCGATCTGGGGTTTTGCCCGAACTTGACGCCCTCGGTCCGTGACGACGCCAAAGCCCGTCCCCCACCCTGCCGCGCCCGCCTTTTCAGGGGTGACGCGGCAGGCTAAGGTGGGTGGGCGCGATGCTCCCATCGCTTGAGCGATCCCTCGTCGACTCGCTTCCGGCACTCGTATTCGTCAAGGATCTCGCCGGTAGATACCTGCTGCTCAATCGGGCGGCTCGGCAGATGTTCGGCTCATGCGCGGGGATGGTCGACGCCGACGTCTTCCGTCGCGACCAGGTGAGGCTGCTGAGCGCGCAGGACGAGCACGTCGCGATGCGCGAGCAGCCGTTTCAGTTCCACCATGAGCTGTGGTTCCGGGAGCGCCGGCTCGACTACCTCACGATCAAGTTCCCGTTGCTCGCCGACGACGGCGAGCTGTACGCGATCGGCGGCTTCGCGACGGACGTCTCGCTGCTGCGGCGCGCAGAGGACGAGGCGCTCGAGGCGTGGCGCGCGGCCGAGCGGGCGAGCGACACCAAGAGCCATCTGATCGCGCAGGTGAGTCACGAGCTGCGTGCACCGCTCCAGTCGATTCTCGGATACAGCCAGTTGCTCAAGTCGCTCACGCACGACAGCGACGAGGTCCGCATCAGCGAGTCGATCGCGAACGCGGGCGAGCATCTGCTGTCGCTCGCCAACGACCTGCTCGACACGATGCGTCCCGGCGCGCCGGCGTCGAGCGTGTCCGGCGACGCGATCGACCCGTGCCAGCTCGTCAACGAGGTGATCGAGATGATCCGTCCGCTCGCCGCGCAGCGGATGGTCTCGCTCGGGCGCGACGTCCACGCCGGGCTCGGCCTGTACGTGCGGGGCGACCGGCGGCGACTCAAGCAGGTGCTGATCAACCTCATGAGCAACGCCGTCCGCTACGGCGTCGCGCACGGCGACGTGATCGTGCGGCTCGAGCGCGTGCCCGGATCACGGCTGCGCTTCGTGGTCGTCAACGACGGTGCGAGCATTCGACCCGAGCACGCGGAGCGGCTGTTCGCCCCCTTCGACCGGCTCGGGCAGAACGTCTCAGCGGAGGGGTCGGGGCTCGGACTGGCGCTCTCGCGCTCGTTCATGGAGGCGATGGACGGGACGATCGGGATACAGGAGAGCAGCGCGGCCGGCACCGCGTTCTACCTCGAACTGCCGATCGCGGCGGGTGCGAGCGCCGATCCGTTCGCGCCTGCCCGCGAGGCGCCGCTCCGCGTGCGCGAGGACGTGCGCGGCCGCGTGCTGCACGTCGAGGACTCCGCCGAGCAGGCGCAGCTGATGCGCGACGCGCTCGCGCGGCTGCTGCCGAACGTCGAGCTGCTGCACGAGGCGAGCGGTCGCGCCGCCCTGCTGCGTGCACGCACCTCCGACGTCGACCTCCTGCTCGTCGACATGCACCTGCCGGACCTGAGCGGCGAGGAGCTGCTCGCCGGGCTCGCCGGGCTCGACGTGATCGTCTTGTCGGGCCTCGTCACGACCGAGGGCGTCGCGCGCGCCCGCGCGCTCGGCGCCATCGACTACCTCGCGAAGCCGGTCGACCTCGCTCGCCTGCAACGTGCGATCGTCGCCAGCCTCGGCTCCGTGACCGCCCTGTGAGCCCGCCGCCGGCGTTGGTGGTCGTCGCAGAGGACCATCCGGTCTACCGCGAGGGGATCGTCCGCCTGATCGAGGCGGATCCGCGCTTCGAGCTCGTCGCCGCGGTCGGCGACGGTCGCGAGGCGCTTGCGGAGATCCGCGGTCGAGCGCCGGCCGTCGCCGTGCTCGACATCGGCCTTCCCGGCATCGGCGGGATCGAGATCATGGAGGCGATCACGCGCGAGCACCTGCCGACGCGGGCGGTCTGCCTGTCCGCGCTCGAGGACAGCGTGACCGTCCACCGCGCCATCTCCGCCGGCGCGCGCGCGTTCCTGCCGAAGGGGTCCTCGGGAGACGAGATCGTCGAGGCGGTCTCCGTCGTCGCCGACGGCGGCAGCCTGCTCCCGCGGGCCGTTCACGACACGCTCACGATGGCGCTGCGCCAGCGCAGCGAGGTGCCGGCCGGGCCGGTGCTCTCGACGCGCGAGCTGGAGGTGCTGCGCCTCGCCTCCGACGGCCTGACCGTGTCCGCGATCGCACAGGCGCTCATCATCGGGGACGCGACCGTGAAGACGCACCTGCAGCACATCTACGACAAGTTCGGCGTCTCCGACCGCGCCGCCGCGGTCGCGCACGGCTTCCGGCTCGGCTTCCTGCGCTGAGCTACTGCGCCGTCCAGCCGCCGTCGAGCCCGATGCTCGCACCCGTGACGTAGGTCGCATGGTCGGACGCGAGGAAGGCCGCCATCGGCGCGATCTCGTCGACCCGCCCGAAGCGTCCCAGCGGCGTGAGCGCGTTCATCGCCCGCTCGAACTCGGGGTCGAGATCCTCGTTCATGCGGGTGCGCACGTTGCCCGGAGCGATAGCGTTGACGCGCACGCCGTTCGGCGCCTCCTCCAATGCGAGCGCGCGCACGACCTGCTCGACAGCCCCCTTGGAGGCGCAATAGCCGACGCCCGACGCGAACCCCACCCGCCCTCCGATCGAGCTGAAGAACAGCACCGAGCCGCGCCGCTCGCGCAGGTGCGGGATCGCCGCCGCCGTGAGATGCAGCGGCGCGCGAACGTTGAGCTGCCACTGGCGGTCGAACCCGCTCAGGCTCTCCTGCAGCGGCGCCATCTCGAACACGCCAGCCGCGTTGACGAGGACGTCGAGCTGTCCGAAGCGC encodes:
- a CDS encoding response regulator transcription factor, producing the protein MSPPPALVVVAEDHPVYREGIVRLIEADPRFELVAAVGDGREALAEIRGRAPAVAVLDIGLPGIGGIEIMEAITREHLPTRAVCLSALEDSVTVHRAISAGARAFLPKGSSGDEIVEAVSVVADGGSLLPRAVHDTLTMALRQRSEVPAGPVLSTRELEVLRLASDGLTVSAIAQALIIGDATVKTHLQHIYDKFGVSDRAAAVAHGFRLGFLR
- a CDS encoding SDR family NAD(P)-dependent oxidoreductase — protein: MKVSLDGKVALVTGASSGIGAEIARTFAEAGADVALVARDPARLDATNAAVTAAGRRAEVVSADLTDDAAPPAVVSAVVERFGQLDVLVNAAGVFEMAPLQESLSGFDRQWQLNVRAPLHLTAAAIPHLRERRGSVLFFSSIGGRVGFASGVGYCASKGAVEQVVRALALEEAPNGVRVNAIAPGNVRTRMNEDLDPEFERAMNALTPLGRFGRVDEIAPMAAFLASDHATYVTGASIGLDGGWTAQ
- a CDS encoding PAS domain-containing sensor histidine kinase, giving the protein MLPSLERSLVDSLPALVFVKDLAGRYLLLNRAARQMFGSCAGMVDADVFRRDQVRLLSAQDEHVAMREQPFQFHHELWFRERRLDYLTIKFPLLADDGELYAIGGFATDVSLLRRAEDEALEAWRAAERASDTKSHLIAQVSHELRAPLQSILGYSQLLKSLTHDSDEVRISESIANAGEHLLSLANDLLDTMRPGAPASSVSGDAIDPCQLVNEVIEMIRPLAAQRMVSLGRDVHAGLGLYVRGDRRRLKQVLINLMSNAVRYGVAHGDVIVRLERVPGSRLRFVVVNDGASIRPEHAERLFAPFDRLGQNVSAEGSGLGLALSRSFMEAMDGTIGIQESSAAGTAFYLELPIAAGASADPFAPAREAPLRVREDVRGRVLHVEDSAEQAQLMRDALARLLPNVELLHEASGRAALLRARTSDVDLLLVDMHLPDLSGEELLAGLAGLDVIVLSGLVTTEGVARARALGAIDYLAKPVDLARLQRAIVASLGSVTAL
- a CDS encoding Glu/Leu/Phe/Val dehydrogenase family protein translates to MSTRLSPLDHERLIARRGARSGLLCIVAVHSTAAGFACGGMRILGYEDRWQGVDDALRLSRGMTYKCAAAGLAHGGGKGVIALAPGEPLEGERRIAALHDFGDLVESLDGAYGTSADVGSSAEDMVHVRERTRHAYSLPARHGGGGEPSAPTAAGLERALDATCRARFASDDVGGRTVAVLGLGQVGGRIARRLAARGAALTVSDVDPAKQALAAELGATWVDPDTALTADVDVLVPCALGGVLNEDSVPRLRCRAIVGAANNQLAHDGVADLVHARGILWAPDFVANAGGVIYAVTVDVDGGSWHDPGAHLDVIGENLDAIFTRAAAEGTTPLHEAMALAEARIAGHGAGAGR